The segment gactttcgccagaagtacgatgggaatctcccaagcagtgcctgtagcttgtgattcatacggttttgccactctccgctttcagtttgtattccgccaaatatcCTCCGCAGagctttccgctcgaacatggcaagggcgcgtatgttctccgtgagtAGCGTCACGGCTTTAAGTCCATGAAGAACTACCgttctaataagggttttgtacattgtcatcTTTGTACGGCGATGCATGCTTCTTGAGCGTAGCGTGTTGCGTCGCAAAATTCCTGGCCATGAGTTGACTGCCTTTGGTAAAAGTCATGCCCCTCGTTTCGATATgcgttcgtcggatcaccccctcaagagcaatgTTAAACAGCATGAAGGATAAgccatcaccttgtctcaacccttttCGCGTCACGAAgcgactcgagagtgtcttCGAGGTGCGCATGAaagtcagtttatccggaaaaccgtgttcatgcactgtctgccatagctggattgatcgactgtatcgtatggtgctttgaaatcaataaagatgtaatgcgtgggcacatgtactcccgacatttctgcaagatctgcgggatggaaaaaataatttccTACGTAACCATGCGCCAGTGACAGCCGGCATAGcaggatctggaagagtacgttgtaggcggcgtttacctgCGTTATGTAGcgatcctttttgtagataggacaaacctctactttatatttattttattttagtatTTATAATTAACTGCTATTATGTAATTTTCGCTCCATTTCAGAACCACATACTTCAAGAATTGAATCGGAACCGCTAAACATACGGCAACAATGGCCGAGTTTCTTCCACTGTGTGATGTACTGTTCAACGTGATCTCGCTGGCCGGCTACTTTTGCGACGTAGTGTTCGACGTCGTGCTTGGCTACGCACTGTACGAACGACAAAAGTTCGCCTACTTTACCGCTGTTATTGTAATTGTCAGTTTTTCTCTGATGATTTCTCAGGTAGGTTTACTGAGTTTACAGTACTGATTGGATGAAATTCTAACCGTTTGGCTTCTTTTAAGATCGTGTCTGTTCGGTGGTACTTAAACAAGCGGAAGCTGAGAAGTGCAACTACTGCACAAGTTGGTCCTCCCGGTTCTGAAGATTGCCGCGACAATACGGAAAATAGtttagagaaaaagaagaaaaagaaaaaggtaCCGGACGAAGTATTGACGAAAACCGCTCGATACAGCCGGTATGCTGTACTGGCTTTGCACGCTTCTCAGTTGGGGGTGCTCTGGCGGTACGCCAAACTATTTGTGCCAGTTGATCTTCGCCACGTGAAACATGAAGTGCGCGATTTGTGTATGCTGCGGCTGGTTCATGCGTTCTGCGAAGCTGCACCCATGCTGCTGTTGCAGTTGTATGTTCTGGTGAATTTGCAAAACGAAGATCAACTCAATGCACTAAAGCTGAAGGCACTTGCCAGTGGACATCACCTTTCCGCAACTGCTTTGGTTCAGCATTCCAGTATTGCAGAACAGCAGCAAAAAACGTTTCGTGATTTGAATATGGTATCAGCGACGCTGTCGCTGTTCAGCGTTTGCTGGGCCTTGGCCAGTTTTAGTAAGAATGTGCGACTGCAGAATGTTCATCGGCTGGTGCTGACGTGGTTGGGAGTGATTTTCCAATTCCTCTGGCGGTTGGGAACAGTTATATCACGTGTGATATCGCTGACCGTCTATGCTTCCGTATACAGCCACTGGGTGTTTCTCGTTATCAGTAAGTACTTTGcataccttctgttttttttggtgatatAATATAACAGTTATTTTGGTTTCTTTTAGTTTTACATTGGTTCTCGATGTTCCTTTGGCTCATATCGCCAAAAAACGTGTTTCATGGCGAACGGATATCCAGGCTAAAGAAAGCCATGCTTGGTGGACTAATTGCTTTCGTTTATATATTTGCCTACATCAATCTGCAGGAAGTTAAGCATAGACAGAAAATGGTAAATGATAAGCAGAATAGTCCAACAAGAATTTATTGCTGATTTCGTTTTTATTGCAGCTTACATTCTACGTAGTAATGTTTATGGAAAATTGCTTGCTGGTATGTTTATGGATGGTGGGGATTTGGCATAACCGACCGGAGGGATGGTATATCATTCCGATTTCCGTGCTCTGTAGCTTTGGAACAGGATTGTTTTTCATGATCGTATACTACCGATACTTTCATGTACGTCGGTTAGGTTACGAAGCAGGTGGCCGGGCTCCGTGTGGCGAAGGTGTTAACAAATGTTGCCATGATATATGTCGCTGCCGGGAGAGTTCAGAGCAAGTGGAAACTGACAAACCGCTGGGAGGTTGTGGAAATCAAAAATATCCACACGCAATTCCGGGAGTATTCAACTGTCGTTTCTCTAATCCGGTGAACGCTGCCACcaaaaggaagaaaaagaaaCCAACCACGTTTGTACCTCCTCCAAATTTAGCATTGCAAACAAGTGGAGCGGAGCAAGAGGCTCAAATTGGTCCAATGGCAATTCCATTCTGGCGAAGACCTCTTCCTAGATCACATACAGGAGGATCAAGTGAAAACGATGGAAGCAGTGTCAGTTCTAGGGTCAATATTCAACAGAAACTGCAAGAAAAGAAACAGAAGCAGTTGGCCGAGTTAAAAATCATTGAGGAAGAAATCAAACAAGGCAAACTGGGTGGGCCCGGTACCGGAACTCTCAGTTCTGGAGATGACACCAAGGCTACATTGCCACGTCAACCGATTCCACGGGCGAAGAAACACATCGACATAGATCCAATGGATTGGCGACCATCGAGTCCGGATATGGCTGAAATTGCTGTTGAAAAGTCCTTCAATGATTTGAACCTTTTATTGGCAGCGAATTTAGATGatgtaaataatttaaataaatttagcACTAACTATGATCCCATTTACAACAGTTTTGGTTTGAATGGAATTAACATCTCGGCGCTGGTTACCATGAAAAATGCTGAAGCCCAGCAAGCAGCTGCCAACAATAGAAACATGTCACCtatttcatcgcaaatatcaGCTACGGAGAGTAACTCGCTGACACGTCAGGTTCATCCACGTGCAAAAATTATGCCAAACAATGTACCTAGAAACCCATTCGCTGAAAATTATCGTGGAAATTTTGTGAACTTGTACGCTGATGCTGCCGCTAATAATAACCGACCACCGTCCATAAGTCCTCGAACCACGGACGTCGCAGCAGCTAATCGTGCGGTTCTGTACGATAATCACAGCCGTTTGTATATGGAAGCCAATCATCCTAGGCAGATATCCGGAACATACAGTAGTATGGAAAACGCCGGAACCGATAATCTTCCTTTCCCGTACAATGTTGTTCCGCCACCTCGGAGCAAATTGGACAGTCGAGCAACGCCAACAATGCCCAATAATGCCAGTGCTACCAATACGGGCAGTAGCAGTGGtcataacaacagcaacagcatcgGCAAAAATGTCCCGAGTGCTATTGCCCCGACGACGATCAACAACCTGAACAACACCAAACGACAAATGCAACGAGCTAAGACACCGGAAATCCTACTAGCACCTCATTATCTCGAGAATTCACGAATCTATTACGACTGGGTGGCACGGGAGGCGGCGAACCTAAGGTAGGTGTTCGGTTCCcccgtagaagattttccttgACCTTTTTTTAACATTCTCTACAGAATACAGGAAACCGAACGAAATCAATCCGTTGTGAGCAGTGGAGACGAGAATCTGGACAACAGTCCAGCAGATGATGGCCACAATCAGAACCGTATCCCTTCGGACATCGATAGTCAGGTAATTGGcagaaaaattcttcattaATACAAAAGCTAtaacaattcatgttttttttcttcaggtATCCTTACCACGCTCGTACACGCTACCACGTGAGTTCAAGTACTATCGCCGGAATAAGGGCCGGAAGGTGATCAAAAACGAGCACTTCATCGCCAGTACCAACAGCAGTGACGGCGATGTGGACAGTGGTGACGACAACGAGTCGGAGCACCATTCCAACAACTCCAACACCAACTCACAGCAACGACTGAAAACTGCAACGCCCAATTCGAACCACAACACGGCCCACCAGCAGAGATTGAACAATCTCAACAAAACGTCAACTGCTATGCACTATGGCCATAATATTTCTCCCAGTGCCACCATACTGGCGAACGGCGGTAACGCAACTATCATTTCCGCGACCAACTCGCGGCAGACGCTGAACGCGACTCCGCAAAGCATGCACATGGTCAACGGATACGGTAATAATTTGATAGCGGGTAATGCCAAGCATGTTCACAGCTTGGATCTAATCAACGGAGTCGATAGTGCGGTAGCCGGCGCCGGATCGTCCAACGGAGCAACGGTGTCATACAACAGTAGGCCGATGCGTTTACGAATGTACGGTGCCAAGGGCGGAATGATCCGCCATGAAACTAAGTTATGATTTTGACGGAAGTAGATTTATTGTAGTATATTTATGATGCTAGCTGTAAGTAGGTCTTTTTTTAACTGGAagcatttttctcgaaatattcTGTAACATGTGATATAATTTTAACTCGTTTTACATATTGAGCATTTGTTGTCTGTATTGTATGCAAAACCAGAGACTGGCACTAATAAAATGTTCATTCAGAGTAGATTTTAACCTTACTGTACTCATGTTATCCACGTACAATTTTAGTGaattaatcaaaataaaaagtttttaaTTCTATTTCGATGTTTTTACTGACAAACCTTAAACCGTGACTATCAGATAAAGCAGAACAGTTTTCAGATTGCTCCAGTGTTCCGCAAAGTAGTGTTTTGGGCCCACTTCTCTTTGTGATACAAATCATCAAATAGTCATTATTACCTCCTGCTAGGTGTTGGTAAAGCTGCAGTGCACCAGTTGAGATATAAACAACATCGGTCCTCACCCGGTGAGCATAAGAACTTCATGTTAGGAGTGGTTCACGATAGCGTCTGACTAGGAACGGGTGACTAAATTAGGAAGCATTTCTCTGCACCTAGATGGTTTATTCTTCATGGGTCTTTGGACAGTCAGTAGAATTATCACCTTCTATAACCAGAAACTATAAGATAATTGCAGGGACGAAACATCACTGAAACTACCtcttttcataatatcactgccGGAGAGTGGGCGATAGATGTTTGAGGACGATACTCAAACATCACCACGAACCCTGAGTCCAAGATGTAACGCGAACCGTGTCGAGAGATTCATGGTGAGGGAGGTCAAAGTCAAAATTACCTCACCGCGAACGGAACCTGGCGGACATCGGGGCGCATCTGACCAGTTCGATGCCCTTACTGCGTTACGGCAGGGCACTGGCGTAGCGGACTACGAATTATTTCCTTCAAAAAtgagttttcaaaaattaaaaagaaaataaaatactgtaGAAGAGAGCGATAGCGCGATTGATACGCAGAACAGCGATGCCAACGTGTTGGATAGAAAGTAGGTAGAAGCTGTGCAGATCGCCAATATTGGCGCACAAATGTTCAACGGCAACACACTGCAGCAGATAAAAAGGGCAAGACTCGATGCTAAACTTCACTACGCTCACCCCGAAGTCAAAGGAGGACAGCCAACAGACGAACAAGCTACAGGCTTCCGAAGAAAAGCTACAGAAGCTGATCGAGTTCATGAAGGAGAGAAGTAACATCCACGGTGAGATCAAGAAGCAAGCGACACGGACCTTAGCGGCGGTGATAGAGGCGAAAGTGGAGCATGGGGCCTTGATTAAGAGGGTTGTAATCGCGGAGGAGGTCCTGGCAGCGACGACCCTGGAACAGACGGCGTCGAGAGTCTCGCGCACAGAAAATCGGGATCGGGAATCGCCAGGTGATAAGGTAAGCTAAAAAAAGCGCAAGGATGAACTGAACGGCGACCACGGAGAGCAACATGAAAACAGAGCGGAGGGGCAGTGCGACAGGGAGCAGGGTGAAGCTAGCGGCTGGCGAACCATCCCTAAGCAGAAAGAAGAGAgtgagaaaaagagaaagatggAAGAAGATCGGCAGAAGCAGATGCAGAGGGAAATGCCGGCAGAACGCGAAGAAGCGGGAGAAAAGGCAAAGAATAGGGAGAGGCCCCAAATTCGCCGGATCCGGAGCAAAGGCGACGCGAAGGGCGAGAAGACAACGTATGCCGATCCCCTCAAGAAAATGAGGGTCGACCCGAGGCTGAAAGAGCTAGGGGAAAATGTGAAAACCCGGAGAACCGAGAACGGCGATTTGCTCTTCTAGCTCAAGAGAGATCCGGAGATGAAAAGCGCGGCCTTCATGGTGCTAGTCGAGACAGCGCTCGGTAGCGAAGCTCAAGTAAAAGTTTTGTCTCAGAAGACGACCGTTGAAgcgaaaaacctggacgaggtcACAACAGAAACAGAGAGTGAGGTAAAAGTGGTGCTAACAAGAGCAGAATACCTGGGCGCCGATTCATCTGTCTACCGCGGCGGCAAACCGGCTCTGAAGATGGACAGAGTCAAGATTGGATGCGCGGTGGTTAGCTTTAAAGCCATAACGAAATGGCGAGATGATTTAAATGCATGGACTTCTATCCGGGCCCCGACAGATCGAAGCAGTGTCGGAAATGCGACAATGAGGGACATGTTTCAAAGGCAGGCCTCAATAATGGAGGTGATTCAAACCAACCTCAATCACTGCGACACTGCacagcaactgttgtggcagtcaAGACAACTGAAACGAAGTACGACGTTGCAATCATAGCGGAGCCGTTTCGAATTTCCTCCGATAACGGTAACTGGATAGCAGACAAAGCAGAAATGGCCGCGATATTGGTGATGGGCCGATAtcccatccaggaggtggttacAAGCCGATACGAGGGTTTCGTGGTCGCCAAAGTTAACGGAATCTTCGTGTGCATCTGCGATGCTCCCCCAAGATGGACGTTGGAGCAGTACCGCCACATGCTGGACGAACTAACTGGAGAGCTCATTGGACGGAGACCGATCATCATAGGAGGTGACTTAAACGCCTGGACAACCGAATGGGGAAGTAGATGCACGAACGTCAGAGGAGCCAGCCTACTTGGAGCACCCGTAATGCTCGAAAAAGAGCTGAGCAACGTTGGAATCACCAGCACCTTCCGCAGAGATGGCCAAGAATCATCGACGTTgttcatgcataaatttgggaccctaccgttttctccagtgttttattttttcgatctaaagcggggtacgctgctgaaaagtaatgggtaaaaagataggacaagaaatgctcaagaaatcgatttcgtttaggatttcttaagcagtacgcacttcaaaagaaatattatttcacgttcagatggcgcagttttacatgcaggtgaattaaaacgtcacttttccgtacggaataatatccggcgcaattattaccacaagaaaaaatgacaggtggttgcttgcattggagttgtcaaaatttcttcggtaaatagcaagattttttcttgagctgctttcttttcagcagcgtaccccgcttaatcttttaaataacatatatagtttatggagtactttGAAGTGGAGTGGAGcaagaaatcacagcaactgaaataattgatgagtccccaatttatgcatgcacagaTATCTGTATCTGTGGCAGCCCTGGCTGGGAACCGACATCAACTGGAGAGTTTGCGAAGTGTTCACGTACAGTGACCActaagctatacggtacactattGGCCAACGGAACCCCGTGGCAGCACAGTCAGGAAGAATTCACGAGCAGCAGTGGAAAATGGATGCATTCGACAAGGACCTCTTTGTCGAGGCACTACGACCACACAGCGAAGCCCAGAATTGTAATGCTGACGAAAGCATGCGACACAACCATGCCGAGGAAGGTCGAGCCCAGAAACCGACGATGCCCCGTCTACTGGTGGAACGAGTCACTCAACGCATTACGCGCTAACTGCAA is part of the Sabethes cyaneus chromosome 2, idSabCyanKW18_F2, whole genome shotgun sequence genome and harbors:
- the LOC128737910 gene encoding uncharacterized protein LOC128737910; this translates as MAEFLPLCDVLFNVISLAGYFCDVVFDVVLGYALYERQKFAYFTAVIVIVSFSLMISQIVSVRWYLNKRKLRSATTAQVGPPGSEDCRDNTENSLEKKKKKKKVPDEVLTKTARYSRYAVLALHASQLGVLWRYAKLFVPVDLRHVKHEVRDLCMLRLVHAFCEAAPMLLLQLYVLVNLQNEDQLNALKLKALASGHHLSATALVQHSSIAEQQQKTFRDLNMVSATLSLFSVCWALASFSKNVRLQNVHRLVLTWLGVIFQFLWRLGTVISRVISLTVYASVYSHWVFLVIILHWFSMFLWLISPKNVFHGERISRLKKAMLGGLIAFVYIFAYINLQEVKHRQKMLTFYVVMFMENCLLVCLWMVGIWHNRPEGWYIIPISVLCSFGTGLFFMIVYYRYFHVRRLGYEAGGRAPCGEGVNKCCHDICRCRESSEQVETDKPLGGCGNQKYPHAIPGVFNCRFSNPVNAATKRKKKKPTTFVPPPNLALQTSGAEQEAQIGPMAIPFWRRPLPRSHTGGSSENDGSSVSSRVNIQQKLQEKKQKQLAELKIIEEEIKQGKLGGPGTGTLSSGDDTKATLPRQPIPRAKKHIDIDPMDWRPSSPDMAEIAVEKSFNDLNLLLAANLDDVNNLNKFSTNYDPIYNSFGLNGINISALVTMKNAEAQQAAANNRNMSPISSQISATESNSLTRQVHPRAKIMPNNVPRNPFAENYRGNFVNLYADAAANNNRPPSISPRTTDVAAANRAVLYDNHSRLYMEANHPRQISGTYSSMENAGTDNLPFPYNVVPPPRSKLDSRATPTMPNNASATNTGSSSGHNNSNSIGKNVPSAIAPTTINNLNNTKRQMQRAKTPEILLAPHYLENSRIYYDWVAREAANLRIQETERNQSVVSSGDENLDNSPADDGHNQNRIPSDIDSQVSLPRSYTLPREFKYYRRNKGRKVIKNEHFIASTNSSDGDVDSGDDNESEHHSNNSNTNSQQRLKTATPNSNHNTAHQQRLNNLNKTSTAMHYGHNISPSATILANGGNATIISATNSRQTLNATPQSMHMVNGYGNNLIAGNAKHVHSLDLINGVDSAVAGAGSSNGATVSYNSRPMRLRMYGAKGGMIRHETKL